A window of the Canis aureus isolate CA01 chromosome 29, VMU_Caureus_v.1.0, whole genome shotgun sequence genome harbors these coding sequences:
- the PPP1R3C gene encoding protein phosphatase 1 regulatory subunit 3C, whose product MSCTRMIQVLDPRPLTNSVMPVDVAMRLCLAHSPPLKSFLGPYDDLQRRNFVNKLKPLKSCLNIKQEAKSQNEWKQSHDQAKKRVVFADSKGLSLTAIHVFSDLPEEPAWDLQFDLLDLNDISSGLKLHEEKNLILDFPQPSTDYLSFRNHFQKNFVCLENCSLQERTVTGTVKVKNMSFEKKVQIRITFDTWKSYTDVDCNYMKNVYGASDSDTFSFAVDLPSVIPTEEKIEFCISYHANGQVFWDNNEGQNYRIVHVQWKPDGVQTQMASQDCVFHQVPPKTESETSIFGSPRLASGLFPEWQSWGRMENLASYR is encoded by the exons ATGAGCTGCACCAG AATGATCCAGGTTTTAGATCCGCGACCTTTGACAAATTCAGTCATGCCAGTGGATGTGGCCATGAGGCTCTGCTTGGCTCATTCGCCACCTCTGAAGAGTTTCCTGGGCCCTTATGATGATCTCCAACGAAGAAATTTTGTGAACAAGTTAAAGCCCTTGAAATCATGTCTCAATATAAAACAGGAAGCCAAATCACAGAATGAGTGGAAGCAGTCACATGACCAAGCCAAGAAGCGGGTTGTGTTTGCTGACTCCAAGGGGCTCTCTCTCACCGCCATCCACGTCTTCTCAGACCTCCCAGAAGAACCAGCGTGGGATCTCCAGTTTGATCTCTTGGACCTTAACGATATCTCCTCTGGCTTAAAACTCCACGAGGAGAAAAACTTGATTTTAGATTTTCCCCAGCCTTCAACTGATTACTTAAGTTTTCGGAACCACTTTCAGAAGAATTTTGTCTGTCTGGAGAACTGCTCTTTGCAAGAGCGAACAGTGACTGGAACTGTGAAAGTGAAAAACATGAGCTTTGAGAAAAAGGTTCAGATTCGTATCACTTTTGATACCTGGAAGAGTTATACTGATGTTGACTGTAACTACATGAAAAATGTGTATGGTGCCTCAGATAGTGACACCTTCTCATTTGCCGTTGACTTACCCTCTGTCATTCCAACTGAGGAGAAAATTGAGTTCTGCATTTCTTACCATGCTAATGGGCAGGTCTTCTGGGACAACAACGAGGGTCAGAATTACAGAATTGTCCATGTGCAATGGAAACCTGATGGAGTGCAGACACAGATGGCATCTCAGGACTGTGTATtccaccaggtgccccccaagaCTGAGTCAGAGACCTCCATCTTTGGCAGTCCAAGGCTGGCCAGTGGGCTCTTCCCAGAATGGCAGAGCTGGGGGAGAATGGAGAACTTGGCTTCTTATCGATGA